A single window of Solanum dulcamara chromosome 5, daSolDulc1.2, whole genome shotgun sequence DNA harbors:
- the LOC129889201 gene encoding ankyrin repeat-containing protein BDA1-like, giving the protein MEIEKRLYEAAAEGDVITLHELLQQDGLILDRLTLTCFNETPLHIAAMRGHIEFVKFILSRNPLLAAELDFRKSSALHVASIKGYLEIVRELLVVNPEMCLVRDRQGRNPLHLAVIKGRVEVIKELVRATHLAALQTTDRGENVLHLCVKHYNQLEALNLLMEIMISDDKLLNAKDGDGYTILHLAVAHKQIDTVKYLLRNNKIEVNLKNDNGNTALDILTHSWRDVNDLQIGESLREAGGLRAKEMISSSNTQSVAKFPNSQVALAQKHDMSGDWLSRKRDAIMVVASLIATMAFQAGMNPPGGVWQDNKEGNSQGNSLQIAHKAGEAIMAYSHPKSYRYFIRVNTTAFVASLSTILLLISGLPFRKKFFMWGLMVIMWLTVTSVALTYGISIYIVTPKKDREQLGQVIEVGVTVWCSVMALLLLGNTIRLAYKWVMRKKKQSRKFETRKSINLVHLSV; this is encoded by the exons atgGAAATTGAGAAGAGACTCTATGAAGCTGCAGCTGAAGGAGATGTAATAACTTTACATGAATTACTTCAACAGGATGGTCTGATTCTTGATAGACTTACCTTAACTTGCTTTAATGAAACTCCTTTACACATAGCAGCTATGCGGGGACACATTGAGTTTGTGAAATTCATTCTGTCTCGAAATCCCCTGCTTGCTGCTGAACTGGATTTCCGAAAATCCTCTGCCCTTCATGTTGCTTCAATAAAAGGGTACCTTGAAATTGTTAGGGAGTTGTTGGTAGTGAATCCTGAAATGTGTCTGGTTCGTGATCGCCAAGGTAGAAATCCTCTTCATCTTGCAGTAATCAAAGGTCGAGTTGAGGTTATTAAAGAACTGGTTCGAGCGACTCATCTTGCAGCTCTGCAGACGACTGATCGCGGTGAAAACGTTCTGCATTTGTGTGTGAAACATTATAATCAGTTGGAGGCTCTGAATCTGCTGATGGAAATCATGATATCAGatgataaactcttgaatgcGAAAGATGGAGATGGATATACCATTCTACATTTGGCTGTTGCTCATAAGCAAATTGAC ACTGTTAAATATCTGCTAAGGAATAATAAAATTGAGGTGAACCTAAAGAATGACAATGGGAACACAGCACTAGACATTTTAACACATAGCTGGAGAGACGTGAATGATCTTCAAATTGGAGAGAGTCTCCGCGAAGCTGGAGGTTTAAGAGCCAAGGAGATGATTTCATCATCCAACACTCAAAGTGTTGCCAAATTTCCTAATTCTCAAGTTGCTTTAGCCCAAAAGCATGACATGTCAGGTGATTGGCTTTCAAGGAAACGTGATGCAATAATGGTGGTGGCATCGCTTATTGCAACTATGGCATTTCAAGCAGGAATGAACCCTCCAGGAGGTGTCTGGCAAGACAATAAGGAAGGGAATTCTCAAGGAAACTCCCTACAAATAGCACACAAAGCAGGGGAAGCAATAATGGCATATAGTCATCCAAAATCCTATAGATACTTTATCCGTGTCAACACGACAGCGTTTGTGGCTTCTCTTAGCACAATACTGCTGCTGATAAGTGGATTGCCCTTCAGGAAAAAGTTCTTCATGTGGGGTTTGATGGTTATCATGTGGTTGACAGTCACGTCAGTAGCACTGACTTATGGCATATCAATATACATCGTCACGCCTAAGAAGGATAGAGAACAACTTGGTCAGGTTATTGAAGTTGGTGTTACTGTGTGGTGCTCTGTAATGGCATTACTTTTGCTCGGAAACACAATTCGTTTGGCCTATAAATGGGTGATGAGAAAGAAGAAACAATCACGAAAATTCGAGACAAGAAAATCTATAAATTTGGTTCATCTTAGTGTTTGA